A stretch of DNA from Cydia fagiglandana chromosome 24, ilCydFagi1.1, whole genome shotgun sequence:
tgtcatgagatacagcctgctgacagatagacggatagtgaaccctaaaaactatgaCGTTTAGAATGACCTGACTGTGTTCAAGTCGGTGCAAACTTAGCTTAGACGAGCTTTAGGGATTTGTaaactgtaggtacagtcagcaacagaagttgctaagcgggcgaggtattcaaaatgaccttaacacgctcttattcttttaacaataaagtcgcgtcaagatcattttgaccaCCTGGcccacttagcaacttctgctgctgagtgTACCAGCCGCACAAGCATCAGCAGTACAAGGGCATGGCGAATTTAGCAATGAATTCataaattcatatttttttcaacCAATTTCGCAGTACAGttgtcaaatatatgtttacacttttggatCTTACGCCTTAATAcaaaggcgaaaaatgtaaaaatatctttgacgtcgacataCCAAACATACCAACACAAGACATACTAGGTATAGAAAGAGTTTCTCCTATAATCGAAGCACGTGGTGTAATACCAACAGAGCGAAGCAACCGTCGCTACTGAAATATTCAGGACCCGAAGGCCAGCTTTGCTTAATAGGCCTTCAGATGCGGCTGAGACCTATCACGCGATCACCTTGCAGCTGTCCCTagtacgagggttgcactgaaaatgtcgggaatagagaaaactgtcgcatctagacagtcaatctttattttaatgcatacttaaactcaaactgaccacgcatataaattttcttttgaaagtaatcattctgtaatgcacacggctcataatcccaaagtcctttttgtatggcgattttggggccttagtggttttgtatgaaattcgtaaagtagccaacggaattgaagttttttttacatatatctatatataaaagatttttttactgttgtcatatgaatatttaggaatgtcgaaatctgccgatatgcaacttttttggcagtctttttaattaacaacacaaatgcgattttaaattttgacgtcgctttggaatgacatgcttctttaagatcacccatgggataaaatgaaagcgactttcatatataattttaactgcaaacgagcgtacgatgaactctagttcataaaaaaataacagaagcccattgtaacttttatttgttcgctgagggcatattgaaaaccgtttaaaaatgtgatccgaaaaatcacttggccaaaaattcaaataatgttcgacatacaattttcaaattgtcagtaatttttaaatataaatgacaaccaaatggaatataccttaaaagttttataaagagttacatttttataaattatatgcctcattctattatgttatttctaagtgtcccattcccgaatatttcagtgcgaccctcgtaccTGCTAGTACCTACTTTACTTGAATAAAACCTTGATTTTTGGGCTTTTGATCTCAAATGATGTAATTCTTAAACATACACTTCTACCACCTTCTACCACAGTCTATCAAACAATACAGTCATTcgactaagggcccgattcggattttgaaatagacatctattagatatcttttagtcatcaccaagatacgataacgatatgtttaagatctaacctgtcaaatttgacatttgcgcgattctggagatactcttgaacgttttccacaggatatgacttagagatccaattcacatctaatagatatcttactctaacgtaaaagtgacatttgttgcccgaattgcgctgcaaaatagaactagttgatatctaaactataacgtatctagaatggatctagtacgtgtactctcttgtgaatatcttgaagttcgaatacggcaggaaGTCGTCTAGGCCGTCTAGAAAAAGGGTCCGCCCGAGTTTCTTGCACCGGTATCTTCTCGGGTTTGAGACTTAGATAAGATAAGAAGGGGTGCCAGTTTtgtattttgtacaaaaatagaCTTTGAGGGTGATCGAGATCTCAGGTACTAGGTGATTCTGTtctttagaatagaatagaatagagttattcgtaagcacaaacaatcggaacagtacatagtataaaagaaaacacaaaataagattaaagtgccacgaaatggccccatctcagcatgttgctggtggcttccagcgctgatcttccgatgattCCTGTTATGTCATATATATGCTTACctttaaaaaatttaactgtaggtcCTGACTATACATAAAAATTCCGAGACTtggtcatagactaggaattctctagacggagtttagagcaattattttatgaaaccgatactgccaaaaatacgggggtgcgggggacgaggtgagcgagttcccgtgccgtgattggtccgttcaaagacacggacgtcacacaaatacACTTTCGACtcaaaaatggagtaaaactaccgtatttgTGCAGAggcagagggggtagagctGCTATGCTCAGTcaggaggatgtcttgtctgtggtctTTGGTTTTTTCTCATGAATTATTAATTACAATTGATTGTTATAGATGGCGTGCGGAGCGGTGTTCGCGTTCGGTCTTTGGGTGATCGTCTCGCCTGTCACGCTCTTGGCGGCCATTAATAAGATTGACAGCCCCGTGGTCAAGGTAAGGCAATGAGGGCAACGCCAGCAAAATCCAAAATAAGTTATTGaccaaaatttcatttttggtactagcttttatcgctgactgtacttttcttacgacagacaactaatactcatcgagtcaattctaaaaacccctaacacaattaggttgcgttgtttcatcacagagttcctatggccacctcctgtctccatcgtcagatcaactcgatggtaccataatattgcattgtcatccgatttatacatgcatgcaaaatttcagctcaatcggaaaccgggaagtggatcaaatttaacttgcaagatttgattacagacagacagacaacgacGGGACAGGTGAAGAAgtgaataaaagcttgtaaaatgaaagaaagaagaaagaaaataaatttattcaggaCGCTTACAGTATTGCTTAAAACTAATACAACACTTGTATAAGTTTTTTAAATGGGGCACTAAacaccggacaagtgcgagtcggactcgtccaccgagggttccgcactttttagtatttgttgttatagcggcaaggaATACATCACcagtgaaaattttaactgtggagtgttttaaatcgatacGAGttacgaattacctattcgcacatgtatcgtacaacgttttacattatggccctttaaattttcgacatacatacatatacctagttgcgtaatgtgctaattatcgcactagtgcccCATTCGTACTAtaatcttcctcgcgttatcccggcatgtttgccatggctcatgggagcttggggtccgcttgacaactaatcccaagaactgacgtaggcactagtttttacggaagcgactgccatctgaccttccaacccagagggtaaactagaccttattgggattagtcggGTGCCCCAAGTGCCCCATACGTACtgtatcgcactagtgcggtaaagtagccCAATATTAATGTACtgtaaatgtaattttaatagACACAGTACTCTGTAGTTGCAAATTCGATATTCTATTAATAGTCACTCGGTGTCAGCCACATGGCGGCACCGTGCCATCGACCATTCCATAATGCGAGGCTGCTATTCGAGAAGCGCAAGTCATATGGCTCCGTATTTGTACATTCAAGTAAATGGGTCATGTATAGGTACCGATTTGTTTATCCAAGAGTTTATAATGTTTTAGCGTCGACTTTAtttaatactagcttttgcccgcgacttcgtctgcatgGAATTAGTGACaacagctaaagtaggtatagcgcctggataatgctaatagcaatcattcaattcgcgcattgcttacttcaattattaggcaatgcattaactctttcaattccatccccctttgcactctcttcagggatgattttggacataaaaactatcttatATCCTTCCAACTATCTTCTTAGTAATAGCGTCCCGTTTATACCCTTTGGGTTCGCAACCCTAAAAAATGATGTATGATAAAAAACTTAGTAAAATGCACCCATGTACCCAAATCGTAAATTATGCCCATTTCCAATTGATAAGTTTttgacccaaaaaattaccCTTTTTATCAGAAATCGCCCCAAAAATCTTCATTAACCGACATAAAAGTGGCGTATCACCGTTATCGGATCACACATCACAAATTGCCGTATCATGTTCGATATTCCCGAACCGGGTCGTCCGGACAAAGCAGCAATGAATGTAATTGTTATCTAATAATGGTAATCATGTGGTGTGGAGGTATTGGGGCTTTAAAGGATTACTTAGACAAGATAGTTCTAAACTGAAATAAAAGGCATATATGAATAAAAATCGGataagtgtgagtcggactcgcccaccgagggttcccttgaaaaaaataacttattaattctatttctttttatttttcaaatttttagtttttagattttttgccAAAGttcatagttctaggtcaacggGAAGTAGGTACcctattttttttacagtaggtacctagggCCCTACTTTCCCGCACTTTAGGTACTTTAGTGCAGGAAAGAGCACTTTCCGTGTGTATGtcaaagtttaaagggccatatctactgtaaaacgtacgatacacgtgctaatacgtaattcgcaactcgcgtggatttaaaacactccctttggtcgtattttaatttatcgccactcgtttcgaatttcctcttttccgcacttgtatcgtaaataactaattCCGATTGTCGAAATATACGTTTTATGCAGCATATTTGACGTCTCTAAGAACGTGTATCagggttttaatttaaaacttattaACAATAAATTTATGGCCAAAAAACCAGTTTCTTGGcctaaaattatttaactttgatgccaaatatctcgaagacaatgaattttgaagtaaatatgggatagagtcggaccaaaaaaagtctgcagcggatttgatagcccacgcagtgcaagtgtcatttatacgtcataatttcatagaagtttgacgtttaaaataacactttcactgcgctatcaaatccgctgcagactattcttggtctgactctactataTTGTTTAAAGCCGGTgttgttaatatgataagctataaaaaaatattagaaaactaagggattcagattgAAGGTCATTGGGGCATGGGATCCCGTTAACTGGTGTTTTCGGTTGCAGACCCTGTTGGCGCCACACACGTTGACCGCATCCCTGGGCGTGGCCTTGGCTCTGCTGGCGctgttcttcttcttcgtggCATTCATGGGGTTCTGCGGGGCGCTTACACAATCACAGTTCCTGCTGGTCATGGTATGAtggaaaactaaaaaaaaaattaaatcatttacttacttaaatctGATCTGGTTAAGTACTAACCTTTATTTCTACTTTaaacttgtatatatatatattgtattgtatgtatgctagtatgtattttatgtattttattcgataatattatttatgtattttatgagttgacaatacgttagtttactttttctaaatattactgtacatcccgtaagtttgtctatctgaccTGACTGGAGTTTTTCTCTCATCTAATCGAAGGCTAGCTGGAAGAGaacccttatagggataagttcgcctttgtacttccattactgtaatttatttttgtaaacctgtgttgtgtacaataaagtgattactactactactactactactacatacaatatatatacagtggtccaactaaacgaaattaataactagcttaaatctaaagtaggcccctgaggcattgtaccaaggatgctggcggcatttccccgctgtatcgcaatactgacatgttgtgcgaggtagccgccagctcttcagtcaccagttacgtcaaccagacgcttcgcgatttctgcgaacaacttatgcgcgctgggaccccatggacctagagtttcaactccaaaaaaaaatgtaaattgtgGGAGCATTTACATTTACAATAAAGTCCTCATCCTATCCCTTCTGGGTCaaaagaaaactgtgttacgtttTTCCTGTAggcatacacaagagttaagggctataaaggttaattttcttatttaacccttatccacgtgaaaaggtcctccttttatttagagaactatgataaaatcgttacttacatgcccacaagttgttaactattgcccataGGAGAGAAAAcgagtgtgttcgcgcgaactgtacatttttctctcctgtgggcaatagttaacagcttgtgggcatgtaagtaatgattttatcataattctctaaataaaaggaggtgGAACTGGaatatggtttactaaacaaattagcgctgcactctggcggcagaacatgtAATTCTCCCTAGTAAACAAAATGctattttattacagtattCAGCGCTAATTCTACTGCTGCTACTGCTGGAGTGTGCGCTGTTTTATTACTTCTCGTCTACACTACTTGAGGTCAGTATTTCCATTctaaaccccggcccgcgagCCAAATCCAgcccgcgaagcgttccaatccagcccgcgaagcgttccaatccagctcgcgaagcgttccaatccagcccgcgaagcgttccaatccggcccgccgacagcgtTCCAATCTGGTCCGCGGGAGCCAGGCCCCAGGGATTCAGCCCTAACAGTAGCAACCAGATACAACCCCAaccctcccccctccccccgcgCGGAGGTTCtaaggcgcaatatggccctcaggtaaaaaagtttggagaagTTCTAGACCCCTTTTGAagtatagtccgacaagaaattgtagaaaattaaggacgattcacgttagaccgggccgtgttcgggccggagcttccggcgcttttCTATGATATGACAGGTGATGACGTGacgcttttcatagaaaacgatgcgccagaagctccggcccggacacggcccggtctaacgtgagtcatcctttactagcgacccgccccagcGTCGCGCGTACAAACGTGTCATGCtaattcagtcagtctcggtgcaAAAAGtattgaggttgactgaagtatcATGACAAATACGACAGAAAACAAATTATGCACTTCATCTGTATATAAGTACAGATTAtaaattaagattttttttacaattttctagagtcggaccaaaaaaagtctgcagcggagttgatagcccacgcagtacaagtgttattaatacgttaTGTCCtcatgtcataatttcatagaagtttgacgtttaaactaACATTTGTACTGTGTGGGCCATGTgtgagctatcaaatccgctgcagacttttcttggtctgctTTTATGGTTGTTTTGTTTTCAGAAAGGGTTACTAACAGATGATGGACAGTGGACACACGCGCTTCGCATCGCGTTTAGCTGCTGCGAGAACGCTAAGTAAGTCTAGATCAGTTTTTATACTCTGGAAAACCAACTATTTCACTAgtaaggcgcgaaattaaaaaaaatatgggagTTCGTCTCTAGCGAAAACAGTTTAGCAGTTGTTTTGAGTCTGGATTAATTTACGCTATAATTTTCTAAGATTTAGTTAAAGACACAAGTAGGTACTGTCAAAATTAAATGGTCTCATCTTATtacaaaaacatttacataGTCACCTAAAAGGTAGATAATTAAAATTCTagaatacgagtatatatataCTAGCCAATACATATAGTATTTTGGCCCTAAGAAGCACTAGTATAGCCATCGGCACTTAATAAtgcggtttttttagcattagaaataaggtaaacaatcttgatgtgtctattaattgaaaaacacattttaaaaataagttacggcaaatatgtaacaattataaatctaatacgatataaattcttctgctttcataagtaatagattttgattttcaaaaagcgtttttcaattaaaagacatgtcaagatcgcttaccttcttgcaagttctttctaatgctaaaaaaacgatctAAGTATCTATATCTGCAAGGTTGAAGATGGTAGATTAAGTAtccttgtttttttttcagcggAACTACAACCATACCATCTAAGCTACCTTGGTCTTGCTGTGGTCGTGCCGGCATCCACGACAACTGCACTGCCGGCAATATGTACCAGAAGGTTAGTGCTACCACATATCGTATTATTccataggtattttaaaaagtttatacAGAATGGTGGTCTAGAATCTAGAGagaaaaaatgtatattttatccCATAGCTCAGTACTTAGTCCATCGTTTTCACCCAGTAACCTAATTCATTTTAGATCCCATCATCTCTCAATAGTTTTTACGCcttggcgggtgctgcctctgcgtgcgtcccatgacacgggtaagggcagcatccgctcggtgtacccctaACATGTCATTTAAGTGTCAAAAGGGCATTTACGTGTTGGCTTCGACaacgcgcacgcctcccaaaggtccggaacaccacTGCTCCGTGATGggatggaaaagacatacataTCGGAAGTAAAATGCACGAATAcctatttcaaaaatattttttatttctatttcccAGGACTGTCTACAAACTGTAGCAGCCTGGCTACGGCGCTACCAAACAGCAGCGTACGCGTCGCTAGTGGCCACACATGTCGTATTGTCATCGTGTGCATTGCTGCGACGACGGAGCTAGCGACACGCGCGCCGCGGCAGCAGCGGCGGCGGTAAGTAGAGTTACTGGACTATCAGTTAGGTAACCATCTGGCTACACCGCTACCAAACAGCAGCGTACGCGTCGCTAGTAGCCACACATGTCGTACTATCGTCATGTGCGTTACTGCGACGACGGAGCTAGCGTCACGCGCGCCGCGGCAGCAGCGGCGGCGGTAAGTAGAGTTACTGGACTATCAGTTAGGTAACCATCTGGCTACACCGCTACCAAACAGCAGCGTACGCGTCGCTAGTAGCCACACATGTCGTACTGTCGTCGTGTGCATTGCTGCGACGACGGAGCTAGCGACACGCGCGCCGCGGCAGCAGCGGCGGCGGTAAGTAGAGTTACTGGACTATCAGTTAGGTAACCATCTGGCTACACCGCTACCAAACAGCAGCGTACGCGTCGCTAGTAGCCACACATGTCGTACTATCGTCATGTGCGTTACTGCGACGACGGAGCTAGCGTCACGCGCGCCGCGGCAGCAGCGGCGGCGGTAAGTAGAGTTACTGGACTATCAGTTAGGTAACCATCTGGCTACACCGCTACCAAACAGCAGCGTACGCGTCGCTAGTAGCCACACATGTCGTACTGTCGTCGTGTGCGTTACTGCGACGACGGAGCTAGCGACACGCGCGCCGCGGCAGCAGCGGCGGCGGTAAGTAGAGTTACTGGACTATCAATAAAGTATCCCGCTGGCTACACCGCTACCAAACAGCAGCGCACGCGTCGCTAGTAGCCAGGGGACCCCcccttttttaacttttttttttatttttagtattttgtcATCATCTGGAagtccagatgacctagaaggatggaatttggaatccagctcggttattgtgtgtaagcgtaggaaaaatactaaaaataaacctaaccttaagtaggttaggtttaggtactatatgtcagtcagtaagtgctaaaatttacgactttttgaccttcatatctttataaccgtttgagctaacttcatgaaatttgggcttctagatgttcttatggatataattaaacacaagtagttttatgtgtttccGTTACAGAGGTTTTGAGTTATATACGGGtgaaaagtggcaccaagtggttcgtgtaatattatgctcggcgctggctagccaattcttttgcttgaacttggcttgacacgctgccgcgtgtctagattcatTAAACTACAGGATTAAACATTATTCTCTCTTACAACATCATCATCTACGACAAATAACCAAGATTGTAAACATTTTCTTCATTTCAGCAACTCCTCAATCCCCCAGGAAGCGGTCCTGGCACCTCTCCCGCGTGTCTCCCGGCCCTGGGCAAGATGATGTGCTCATGCTCGTGCTTGGCCGCGGCAGACTCGGCTGGGTGGAGAAGACTTAGCTTCAATtaattttcaattaatttttgacgaccggtctggcctagtgggtagtgaccctgcctgcgaagcttcgaatcccagtaagggcatttatttgtatgatgatacagatatttgttcctgagtcatgggtgttttctatgtatttaagtatttgtatatatcgttgtctgagtacccacaacacaagccttcttgagcttactgtgggacttagtcaatctgtgtaagaatgtcctatatttatttatttatttatttatttaccaagcagaaacgtctgcgaacgatgcctatcaagcttagaataaatttaaaagtggaaaaaaataCTGCCTTGGATGAAACTTgatctggatcgatactccagcgctctgccatgtGCGCCACCAAAACCTCACCCCTGCATAGCCAGCGAATTACACCCAAAGCAATCATTTttccactttttaatttattctaaACTTAGCTATAAGCCGACTGGATAGATTCCTAGGACACCGCTGGCAAGAACTTCTACTATAGCGTAGCAAACTAGCTCATCAGACAACTAAAACCTAATTATTCTTTCTTCAGCGACTCCTCAAATTGCCAGAAAGAAAAGCGCCCGGGCAAGATGACGTGTTGAAGTATCCTGTTTTTTCGTTGATACTAACTAATTCTTCGTTTGAACGTACTAGGAGACTCGGAGCACATTGTAAGGTCCCAGATAATACTAgttaaaaagtacttttttatatTGAATCTTCCCTACCCccgataaaggatgactcacgctagaccgggccgaggcgtccgacatgtcattttcaatGGCGGCTGATCAGTGATAACGtggtactttccatagaaaacgaagagccggaagctccggcccggcctcggcccggtctaacgcaaGTCATCCTTTATCGGGGGTAGGGAAGATTCAatataaaaaagtactttttaacTAGTATTATCTGGGACCTTACAATGTGCTCCGACTCTCCTAGTACGTTCAAACGAAGAATTAGTTAGTATCAACGAAAATAACTttgtgagtaggtacctaatataattatGACAAACGCAGCCGCTATACTGAAGCAGGCTACTTCGACTTCGACTTTGTACCAAAAGCCATAGAGACCAGCGGCCCTTGGTGCGCTGatgttaaaaaatgtataagaCAGTTACCTAGTTAGGTACGCCTCCGAGAAAAAAGCGGCGACTCCAATTCCGGCGCATATTTAGTCCAGCATAATTCGCTGGCCGTTCAAAGTCAAAAAGACaacgccagcagcgtgctaggCACATTTACCCGTGTACCTATCGACCCTAGTCTATAAACTTGATAGTACACttcatttttagatttagtttttaagtttgtaaattactataatattactttttatatctgttatataaataaatgcttatatataattattacaaatgAAACACTGCCATGAATTAATTAAgatttattactatttttagTCAATTTGACAATGCCTTTGTAATACAgtctgtgtctgaccatggggctttaaatccagggcttgattttactcgctaaactgagctacttttactatgggaccaaccctaaaatcggggattttttttggcttttccatagtaAACGTCGATCGTGAGTTAGTGCAATTTAGTAGCTACTTAACCTATTTTTAACATAGCTTAAGTATGCTCATGCTGTCAATAGTGCCTGTCTTTTTCAAGATGTTCCTGTAAATCAAAAGAAAACTAAGATGTGTTTTGTAATTGTTGAAAGTGCTCAATAAAGTTTATTACGTGACCAAAAATATAGATATTTTATTGTAACTATAGCATATCGAAAAAACATATTTGGGCTAAGTTGTTAAAGCAGCGGGGCGAAACTGTTCCTTTCGTgcattctcggctccgttcggctcagcattgctccgagcaattattagggttggcacaacttgacgtccctttgcgtgcacgaccacagataagataatgacttgaattttgacaaccctaaacagccgaaagggatagtgccatacattagaaaattATTCGTCCCTGAAtggctgtcaaacttcggttttgtaggaagtttattttctgtacggtaggacctcatcatcatcatcattctagccttcagtcatCACTGCTAAGCATAGGCCTGTCTTcatgtacgccacttatcccggttctgggctagtctcatccaaaagtgcc
This window harbors:
- the LOC134676282 gene encoding CD63 antigen-like: MGGKTGRTSKLAATVLLVVNFVVMMACGAVFAFGLWVIVSPVTLLAAINKIDSPVVKTLLAPHTLTASLGVALALLALFFFFVAFMGFCGALTQSQFLLVMYSALILLLLLLECALFYYFSSTLLEKGLLTDDGQWTHALRIAFSCCENANGTTTIPSKLPWSCCGRAGIHDNCTAGNMYQKDCLQTVAAWLRRYQTAAYASLVATHVVLSSCALLRRRS